Below is a genomic region from Isosphaeraceae bacterium EP7.
GCCCCGCTTGGGGTTCTCGGCCTTGAAGTCGCGGACCTCGCGGACGGTCAGCTTGTCGGCGGGCAGCTCGCGGCCGGTGGCGTAGTCGATCACGTTCTGGCCGACGCGCTTGGCCTTGATGACCAGCGGGTGCGAGGGCTGCGCCTCCATCTGGTTCCAGAAGCAGGAGAGGTCGCCCGGCGAATAGATGACGACGGTCCGGCAGCCGTGCTCGATGCCCCAGAGCGGATGGACGTCGGGGGTGAGCTGGTGCTTCGATCGCCAGACGGCGTGGTCCTCGGCCAGGGGCTTCAGGTCGTACTCGGGCTCGGGGAAGAGCTCCTTCATAAGCTCGCGGAAGCCGGAGTCGAAGCCGCTGAACTCGTCGCCGCAGCAGGCCTCGGCGAAGATGAAGCCCCCTTGCTCGACGTATTCGCGGAGGTTCTTCTTCCCCTTGGCGCTGAAGACGGGGGGCTCGTGGCCGTTGAAGTAGACGATCGGGGCCTGGAGCATGTCCTCGACGGTCGCCGTGTTGGGGTCGACCACCTGCCAGGTGAGCAGGTGCTTCCAGTCGGTCGAGACCAGGCCGACCATGTTCCTGATGTCGTCGACGTCGTTGTTCCAGTCATTCCCGGGACCGTGCCTCAGCTTGTTGATCAGCACGGGCGACCGCCCCTTGGCCAGGAACAGGAGCGCGAAGCTGGTGGCGAAGATGGGCTGGCTCTCGATCGAGACCCCCTTCCAGTACCCTTGCAGGGGGTCCTGGTCGGAGACGAGTTCCTCGGCCCCTTCGCGGTACCAGTCGTGGCCGCCGAAGAATCGCTGGCCCGAGAGCCGGCCGGCTCGCTCGAGCCCGTAGAGATAGTAATATTTCCACATGACGCCGGCGCCGTGGTTGGTGCCGACCGAGAAGTTGGCCGCCATCCAGTCGATCCCGCGCTGGAGGTTCTGGTTGGTCCCCCCCTTGCCGCAATTCTGGATCGTCTCGCCGACGAGCGTCTCCTGCCCCTGGAACTTCCTCAGCCCGGTGATGATCAGGCTGGAGAGCCCCGCGCAGGTCATGCTGGCCGTCGCGGGCGTGCCGGCATTGGGGTGGTAGGTCCAGCTCCCGTCATTGAACTGATACTGCTCCCAGTACCTGCGCGAGAGGGCCCAGACTTCGGGCTTGACCGGCACGCCGGCCTGGGACGCCGCGTTGAGAGCCAGCAGGGCGTACTGGGTATTGGAATTGTCGCCCTGGCGAGACTTGTTGGCGTTGTACGTCCAGGTCCCCGGCCAGCCGAAGCCGTTGTCACCGGCCCTGATCTGCGAGCGTTCGAGCCAGGCGACGTTGGATGCGATCTTGAGCCGAAACCGCTCAGGCTGGCTCTCGGCAAAGACCATCGTCTGGAGACTGATGGCGTAGGTGCTATTGAGGTCCTCGGCCGAGTAGCGACCGAGGAAGTCGAGCGCCAGCGCCATCTTGGGAGATTCGGGGCTCTCGCCGGCCGTCAACAAGGCGAGCACGACCAGGCTCGTCGTGCCGGTCGAATGCTCACGATCGAGGTTGGGCCACGAGCCGTCGGGCTGCTGCACCGACTTCAAATAGTCGACCCCGCGCCTGATGGCCCGCTCAACCTGCTCGCGGGTGACCGCACCGCGCGCATCGCGAGCCCCGATCCAGGTCGGTAGGAGTGTGGCGATCGCCGCGAAGAGGATCGCGTTGCGGACGCGTCGGGACATGTGGGCACCCCCTGACACCTGGGACTCGATGAGCGCCGATGCGCCTCTTACGAGTGTATCATCCTCGGCCAGAGGGCATCACTCGACTCGGATGCCCTTCGACCGCCCCAGATGATGCGACGTGGATAATGCAACGACGCCCCCGACGACATCCCCGGATTGCGGAGGAAGTCGTCGGGGGCATCGAGAAACGCAGTCACGATCAAAGTCTAGTGAGTCAGCGGGATTCAGGCCGGACGCCGGGATGGTTCAACTCCGCGAGCAGCGAGGCGGCCTCGGGCTTCAGGACGCCCGCCAGGTTGACGCACTGGTGCGATGCGTTGTTCGTCTCCGGCCTGACGAGGAAGGTCAGCCTCAGGCCGTCCGAAGAGACGGCCGGTGGGGCCGGGGCGCAGTCCGTCGCGAGGACGACCGACCGTGCGGTCCTTGCCACGGGAGCCCCTTCTTCACCCAGGAATTCCACCGGGGCAACACGCAGCTGCCATCGCCGGCCATTCTGCCCGGGCGAGACGTAGGCCAACGCGGGGTTTGAGGGCGACCCGACCACCGTCGGGCACCGCTCCAGCTGGTTTTTCTCGTTCGCACCGGTCACGAGGCCCGCCGCGACGATCTCGGTCTCCGCGTCGTTGAGTTTCAGCCACCAGATTTGTCCCACCGACATCTTCGGCAGGCCGTCAGTCATGATCTGGGTATTGAGCGAGACCAGCAACTTCCCCTTCCATTGAGGGTGGGTCGGCCTGGTCGGCTCCGCCAGATAGACGTCGCCCTCGCCCGGAACCTTGCAGCGCCAGGTCAGGGCGACCGGCTTCTCATCCGAGGTGGAGTAAGGGCTGTCTGCCTTCTCGAACGCATACCGATAGAGCCTGCCGTCGCCGGCCGCGAAGATCACTCGCGCTTCCAGGCCGGGCGACCAGCAGGGAGGGGCGACCGGGGCCATCCTCGTCTCGATCCGATCCAGCAGCCGGCCCGACGGTAGTTCGACCCGTGCCAGGCCGATACCCTGGGGGACGAGCTGGGTCGAGTCCCCTTCGCGGTGGAACCAGCGGCCGACGGCCTGCTGGTGCGACTCGGCGTCGGTCCAGGGAGAGACCGAGAGGTGCTCGATCCGGTCATCACGCCCGGTCTCGAGGCGTCGGATCGAGCCGTTCTCGGCGTCAACCAGCCGTGCGGAGCGGTCGCCGCCCGGGAACAGGACGCCATTGACGCCGGCCTGCGTTGTGCCGGTTCGCAGGCGGACCGACGAGTGGGCCGGGGGCGGGGCGAGCTTGCCCACGCCGATCGCCGTCCCGCAGATGATGAGCGCCAGCAGGCCGATCGAGCGGATCAAGGTCACGAGTGCCATGGATCTCTCGGGGGTTTGCCCGTGCAAAGTAAGTGCGCGAAGGGGCCGCCCCCGGCATCGGGGTTGGCCCGTCTCGGGCCTTGTCCAAGTCAGCGGCCCCGGGCAGAGGCCGTCATTTTGGGGACGATTCGCTGGGAGGGAATCGCCCGCGTTTGGACTCCTCGGCTAACCTCAACAACGTCGCCCGAGGTCGGCCGAAGACAGATCGGTGGGAAAGAGGTGGGCTAGGGAAGCCGGATCGAGTCGAGTGGTCTCACCGACGAACTTTAGGACGCCGAATCGACGAAGACAAGTCCTGCTCCCCACCGGAACTAAGTGCAATCAGTGTGCCAACGCGAAAAACCAAGCCAAACTGCCACGAGATTCGTCATTTCGCAAACAATTTCAGCAGTCGCAAGTACAAGCCCCGCTGAAAGAACTCTCTTTTCGAGCGCTTTCATCCCTGAAACTCGATGAAGACTTCCTTAATCGCTTCTTCACGAAGGAATCTCCGAAGATCGTCGCCCAATTTCGGGCAGCCCGCCGAAGAAGCGGGCATGGATGCAGCCCGTTCTCAACCGGTCCTGCGGGGAACCGATCGAAGCCGGGGGCATTGTCTCTAGGCCGTTGAATCGCCGTCGACCCTCGGCCTACAATGCTTCGATCCTCCGGGGGCAATCCCGGGCCGGCGGCGTCGAGGACGACGACGGGTGGAATCGGTCGGGCCGGAGCCCGTTCGTGCCAGGGCGTTGGGGCTTCATGCCGTCCGGGGTCGGAGTGCCGAATGTCCAGTGCCGGCGACCGCATCACGCAATATCTCGACGAGTTCCGCCATTCGCGGGACGTCATGGTCACCGAGCTGAGCAAGGTCGTCATCGGCCAGCGTGACGTCGTTGAGCAGATCTTCGCCGCCGTCTTCACGCGCGGCCACGTCCTGCTCGTCGGCGTCCCTGGCCTGGCAAAGACCTTGATGGTCAGCTCGATGGCCCGGATCCTCGACGTCGGGTTCAAGCGCATCCAGTTCACCCCCGACCTGATGCCCTCGGACATCACCGGCACCAACGTGCTGGAAGAGCCCGAGGCGGGCCGACGCGCCTTCCGGTTCGTCCCCGGGCCGATCTTCTCCAACATCATCCTGGCCGACGAAATCAACCGGACCCCGCCCAAGACGCAGGCGGCCTTGCTCCAGGCCATGCAGGAGCGTGAGGTCACCGTCGGCCAGGAGACCCTGAACCTGCCCGAGCCCTTCTTCGTCATCGCCACCCAGAACCCGATCGAGCAGGAGGGAACCTACCCTCTGCCCGAGGCCCAGCTCGACCGGTTCATGTTCGACATCCGCGTCGGCTACCCCAGCCTGGAAGAGGAAGAGAAGATCCTCTCGGCCACCACCAAGGGGGAGTCGGTCGAGCTGAAGAAGGTGCTCTCGGGCAAGGCGATCATCAACCTGCAGAAGCTGGTCATGTCGGTGCCCATCTCCGACTACGCCGTGAAGTACGTCGCCAGGCTCGTGCGGGCCACCCGCCCCGGAGACCCCCAGACGCCGCAGTTCATCAAGGACATGGTCGACTACGGCGCGGGGCCTCGCGCCGGCCAGAACCTGATCCTCGGCGGCAAGGCGATGGCCGCGATGGACGGCCGCTTCAGCGTCTCCTTGGACGACATCCGCAAGGTGGCGATCCCGGTCTTGCGACATCGGATCAGCACCAACTTCCAGGCCCAGGCCGAGGGCCAGACCACCGAGACCATCATCAAGCGCCTGATCGCCGAGATCCGCGAGCCCGACGTGCCCAAGTACGAGAAGCGGACCCAGTGATTCCGCCGGGCGAGGGCCCGGCCGGTGAACCGGCCGCGCATCTCGCCCGTACAGCATGCTAGACGGCCCCCGACGAGCACGAGCCGCCGCGAGCCCGGGGCCTATCGCTCATGAGCACCGCCGAGAAGTACCTGAAGCCCGAGGTGATCCGCCAGGTCGCCCGGCTCGACCTGCGCGCCAAGTTCATCGTCGAGGGGTTCCTCACCGGCCTGCACGCCAGCCCGTTCCACGGCTTCTCCGTCGAGTTCTCCGAGCACCGCAAGTACACCGCCGGCGACAACATCTCGGACATCGACTGGAGCGTCTACGCCAAGACCGATCGCTTCTACATCAAGAAGTTCCAGGCCGAGACCAACCTCACCGGTTATCTCCTCATGGACCTGTCCGGGTCGATGGGATACACCCACCGGCAAGAGCTGACGAAGTTCGAGTACGCCATCAGCCTGGCCGCGGCGCTCGGCTACCTGATGATCCACCAGCAGGACCCCGTCGGCCTGATCGCCTTCGACCAGCAGGTGCGGCAGTGCCTGCCGCCGAGGAGCAAGCGGTCGCAGCTCGGCAATATCCTGTCGATGCTGGCCAAGCTGACGCCCAGCGGCGAGACCGCGATCGCCAAGAGCCTGCATCAGGCCGCCAGCATGATCCGCCACCGCGGCCTGATCATGATCTTCTCCGACCTCCTGGCCGACACCGGCCCCATCGTCAAGGCACTGCACCGGCTGCGGCACGCGGGTCACGACGTCATCGTCTTCCACATCCTCGACGAGGCCGAGGCCCTCTTCCCGTTCGAAGGGATGGTCGAGCTGGAAGACAACGAGACGCACGAGACGTTGCTGGTCGACGCCGATGGGATCAAGGCCGACTACCTTGAAGAGGTCGAGGCCTTCCGCGCCTCGATGCGCAAGGATTGCCTGGGCGCCCGCATCGATTATGTGCCGCTGCACACCGGCATGCCGTTCGACAAGGCCCTGATGAGCTACCTCCAGAATCGCCGCCAGCGCGGCTGAGATCCGCGACCGACCGACCGACCGGGATGCCATTGCGCCAAGTTTGAAGGGGGCCGGGGCCGCATGGAATCGTTCTTCATCAACGCGGGCCTGGCCGCCGGAGCGGCGCTCGCGGCCGTCCCCCTGATCCTCCACCTGTTCATGAAGCAGACCCCCAAGCGGGTCATCTTCCCGGCCTTGCGGCTCATCAAGGAGCGGCAGAAACGCTCGAAGAAGAAGCTCAAGGTCAAGAACTGGCTGCTGCTGCTGGCCAGGATGGCGCTCATCGCCCTGATGGCCCTGGCGCTGGCCAGGCCCAGGCTGTACACCAGCGTCTCGCTGGGCGACGGCGAGGTCCCCACCGCAATCGGCCTGGTCTTCGACACCAGCCTGTCGATGGGCTACGAGGAGCGGACCAAGAACCGACTCACCGAAGCCAAGGAGCGCGCCCTGGAGGTGGTCAAGAAGGCGACCGACACCAGCCAGGTCTTCGTCGTCGACTCGGCCGAGCCCGGCGAGCCCCCGCCATTGACGCCAGGCGCTGCCCGCAAGCGCATCGAGGCCCTGACCCTCCGAGCCGCCAATCGCCCCTTGAACGCCGCGATCGGTCAGGCGTACACAGCCGTGGCGGCCAGCGATCGGGTCCGCAAGGAAGTCTACGTCCTGACCGACCTGGCCGCATCCTCCTGGGATGTCAGCGTCCCGGTGGAAGGGCTCGACAAGGTCTCGAAGGCCAATGGGGGAGTCGCCACCTATGTGCTGCGGCTCACGCCCAAGGACATCAAGGACGTGGCCGTCTTGAAAGCCGAGCCTTCGGCTTCGATCGCCATCCAGGGGGAGCCGATCGAAG
It encodes:
- a CDS encoding DUF4159 domain-containing protein, coding for MSRRVRNAILFAAIATLLPTWIGARDARGAVTREQVERAIRRGVDYLKSVQQPDGSWPNLDREHSTGTTSLVVLALLTAGESPESPKMALALDFLGRYSAEDLNSTYAISLQTMVFAESQPERFRLKIASNVAWLERSQIRAGDNGFGWPGTWTYNANKSRQGDNSNTQYALLALNAASQAGVPVKPEVWALSRRYWEQYQFNDGSWTYHPNAGTPATASMTCAGLSSLIITGLRKFQGQETLVGETIQNCGKGGTNQNLQRGIDWMAANFSVGTNHGAGVMWKYYYLYGLERAGRLSGQRFFGGHDWYREGAEELVSDQDPLQGYWKGVSIESQPIFATSFALLFLAKGRSPVLINKLRHGPGNDWNNDVDDIRNMVGLVSTDWKHLLTWQVVDPNTATVEDMLQAPIVYFNGHEPPVFSAKGKKNLREYVEQGGFIFAEACCGDEFSGFDSGFRELMKELFPEPEYDLKPLAEDHAVWRSKHQLTPDVHPLWGIEHGCRTVVIYSPGDLSCFWNQMEAQPSHPLVIKAKRVGQNVIDYATGRELPADKLTVREVRDFKAENPKRGALRIAKLRHAGDWNVAPLAIPNLTSALRNPPLNFDVVINHYELLPGDPNLINYPLIYIHGRAGMSFSDEHLEALRRHVEPGGGTFFADAACGSTSFDASFRKLVKQLFPDNALEPIPKGDDIYTKKVGFDLSDSQYSKAAGGGKDTPELEGVKVNGRWAVIYSKYDIGCALERHSSMDCKGYNYESALKIAANIVIYSTLP
- a CDS encoding MoxR family ATPase, whose amino-acid sequence is MSSAGDRITQYLDEFRHSRDVMVTELSKVVIGQRDVVEQIFAAVFTRGHVLLVGVPGLAKTLMVSSMARILDVGFKRIQFTPDLMPSDITGTNVLEEPEAGRRAFRFVPGPIFSNIILADEINRTPPKTQAALLQAMQEREVTVGQETLNLPEPFFVIATQNPIEQEGTYPLPEAQLDRFMFDIRVGYPSLEEEEKILSATTKGESVELKKVLSGKAIINLQKLVMSVPISDYAVKYVARLVRATRPGDPQTPQFIKDMVDYGAGPRAGQNLILGGKAMAAMDGRFSVSLDDIRKVAIPVLRHRISTNFQAQAEGQTTETIIKRLIAEIREPDVPKYEKRTQ
- a CDS encoding DUF58 domain-containing protein, giving the protein MSTAEKYLKPEVIRQVARLDLRAKFIVEGFLTGLHASPFHGFSVEFSEHRKYTAGDNISDIDWSVYAKTDRFYIKKFQAETNLTGYLLMDLSGSMGYTHRQELTKFEYAISLAAALGYLMIHQQDPVGLIAFDQQVRQCLPPRSKRSQLGNILSMLAKLTPSGETAIAKSLHQAASMIRHRGLIMIFSDLLADTGPIVKALHRLRHAGHDVIVFHILDEAEALFPFEGMVELEDNETHETLLVDADGIKADYLEEVEAFRASMRKDCLGARIDYVPLHTGMPFDKALMSYLQNRRQRG